The following proteins come from a genomic window of Amaranthus tricolor cultivar Red isolate AtriRed21 chromosome 14, ASM2621246v1, whole genome shotgun sequence:
- the LOC130800083 gene encoding transcription factor TCP5-like — translation MMILRDKEESSYNTKQELGEQSTKQSTQASTSTSSKQWSSGFKNPRIVRVSRTFGGKDRHSKVCTIKGLRDRRIRLSVPTAIQLYDLQDRLGLNQPSKVVDWLLDTTKNDIDKLPPLPIIPGTFTSQGYGSLPFHASSSQYFDTSLLSSTKNVGHHDQPNIPLENRDWVRKNVGININSSNQDDLDSVVDEDDGSIVGKLKYWDPNGIMRSKQKEVGHDQEGSSQVLAQNLFPISSNTNNSSMLPSQNSNPSFLGNNPMLNYYHLEPSNLSLSQLGSLGLVHYSNSHRDNHTQTSLGLTQPSSLSLSSMSQLYLRPSMPTSSYFPHNNHDHHHHIGSFMNNNNNNNNNNNNNNNNNNNNNNNNNNNNNNDTFSSSFHGASGMEMKPFPLSMNHNPHLQQSDEEDYHRKSNHSVWKESSRN, via the coding sequence ATGATGATCTTAAGAGATAAAGAAGAGTCTTCATACAACACAAAGCAAGAACTAGGAGAACAATCCACTAAGCAAAGTACACAAGCATCAACTAGTACAAGTTCAAAACAATGGTCATCCGGGTTCAAAAACCCAAGAATTGTAAGAGTTTCTAGAACATTTGGAGGCAAAGATAGACATAGCAAAGTATGCACCATCAAAGGATTGAGGGATAGAAGGATTCGACTCTCAGTACCTACGGCGATTCAACTTTATGATCTACAAGATAGGCTTGGGTTAAACCAACCTAGTAAAGTAGTTGATTGGTTACTTGATACTACTAAAAATGATATTGATAAACTCCCTCCTTTGCCCATTATACCGGGAACATTTACTTCTCAAGGGTATGGATCACTCCCTTTTCATGCTTCTTCATCTCAATATTTTGATACAAGTTTGTTATCTTCTACGAAAAATGTTGGTCATCATGATCAACCTAATATCCCGCTCGAAAACAGGGACTGGGTTAGGAAAAATGTTGGTATAAACATAAATTCAAGTAATCAAGATGATTTGGATAGTGTTGTGGATGAAGATGATGGATCAATTGTGGGTAAATTGAAGTATTGGGATCCTAATGGGATTAtgagatctaaacaaaaagaAGTAGGTCATGATCAAGAAGGTAGTTCACAAGTTTTGGCTCAAAACTTGTTCCCTATTTCaagtaatactaataatagtagTATGTTACCTTCTCAAAATAGTAATCCTTCCTTTTTGGGTAATAATCCTATGTTAAACTATTACCATTTGGAACCTTCAAACTTGTCTTTGAGTCAATTAGGAAGCCTTGGACTAGTCCATTATTCTAATTCTCATAGGGATAATCATACTCAAACAAGTTTGGGCTTAACTCAACCATCTTCATTATCTCTTTCTTCTATGTCTCAATTGTATCTTCGTCCTTCCATGCCAACCTCTTCATATTTTCCTCATAATaatcatgatcatcatcatcatattggttcttttatgaataataataataataataataataataataataataataataataataataataataataataataataataataataataataataatgatacatTCTCTTCCTCTTTCCATGGCGCAAGTGGGATGGAAATGAAACCCTTTCCTTTGAGTATGAATCATAACCCTCATTTGCAACAAAGTGATGAAGAAGATTACCATAGGAAGAGTAATCATAGTGTTTGGAAGGAATCCTCACGGAATTGA